GCCAACACTCACCAATGATGGGCATCACTGGAATTCTCATTAGTGCGGCAGTTGCCGGCTTGGGCATTCCAATTGTGACGATGATGTTCACACCAGGTGTTAAGCATCGTTTCTCAATTTGGATTCGCATCATCCTGGTCGTCTTGTTCCTGATCGTGTGGATGGGAATCTTCACGCTGTCATCAATTCTACCGCCAGTTTTGAACCCAGTCTTGAATCCAATCGTCTACATCGTGTTGGGTGTGTTGTCAGGAGTGGCAGCCTTCTTCGTCAGACGCCGATTCAACATTACCGGTGGTGTATTCTAAAACTAATAATGCATTTAACGATATGGTTTGGTCAGATGATTTGTCATTTGATCAAGCCATTTTTTGTCCATGCTCCAAACACGAACAATAAAATGTAAATTTTTGAAATAAATGCCAGACGACGAAAAAAGATGAACGATGGTCTTTATTTATTCGGAAGAGTCGTGTATAATCAATACAATTTCAGAAAACGATTTGCTTAAGGGCCTCATCATTTTTATGAGAAGCGTATGAGAATTCTTTCAGAGACGTTGAATAACTAAAATGAAAATGATAAGTTATTAAGCAATCAACATTTAAAAGGAGCGAGATAGATGGTTAGTTGGGATGAAAAATTCGGTAAAAAAGGTTTGACGTTTGATGATGTGCTGTTGATTCCTGCAGCGAGCGATGTTTTACCAAATGATGTGGATTTATCAGTACAATTGGCAGACAACTTAAAGTTGAATGTTCCTTTTCTAAGTGCCGGAATGGACACTGTTACCGAATCGAAGATGGCGATTGCGTTAGCCAAGCTTGGTGGCATGGGTGTGGTTCATAAGAATTTGAGTATTGAAGATCAAGCCGCTGAGATTGCCAAGGTGAAGGCAGTTAAGAAGACTGCCGACACACCTAAAGCTGCGGTAGACGACAACGATGCGTTGTTGGTTGCCGCCGCTGTTGGGGTTTCATCCGATACTTTTGACCGGGCATCCGCTTTACTAAAAGCCGGTGCCGATGCGATCGTGATCGATACCGCCCATGGCCATTCAGCCGGAGTTCTTCGTAAGATTGCCGAAATTCGTGACCACTATCCTCACACCACTTTAATTGCCGGCAACGTTGCCACTGCCGCCGGAACCGAAGCCCTTTTCCAAGCCGGCGTTGACGTTGTCAAAGTTGGAATTGGCCCCGGCTCGATCTGTACGACTCGGGTTGTTGCCGGCGTTGGCGTTCCTCAAATTACAGCTGTCTACGATGCAGCCAGTGTTGCCCGCAAATGGGGCAAGGCAATCATCGCTGATGGCGGAATCCAGTATTCAGGCGACATCGTGAAGGCATTAGCTGCCGGTGGTAGTGCCGTGATGCTCGGAAGCGTCTTCTCCGGAACTGACGAAGCTCCTGGTGAAGTCTTTGAAGATCATGGTAAGAAGTACAAGTCATACCGTGGCATGGGCAGTGTTGCTGCCATGGAACAACAACATGGTTCAGCTGACCGTTACTTCCAAGGCGGTGTCAGTGAAGCCAACAAATTAGTTCCTGAAGGTATTGAAGGCGAAACCGAATATAAAGGCAGCATCAACGACATCGTTTTCCAGATGGTCGGCGGCCTGCGTTCAGGAATGGGTTACACTGGCTCAGCAACCATCAAAGATCTCAATGACAGCGCCCAATTCGTGCAAATCACCAATGCCGGCTTGAGAGAATCTCACCCGCATGATGTCAACATTACTAAAGAAGCACCTAACTACAAACCAGAAGATTAATGCATCTCAAACACCTGCAGGTCAACCGCTATCCGCGATTGACCTGCTTTTTTATCTTCAAACCAAGTTTGGTTAAAATGTCGCCGGGTTCCAGTTCACCGGCTCCGCCTGCTGTAGTGGCTTGGATTTCGAGCCTGTAGTCTCGAAATGCCAAGATGCTGTAATCACGACTTGCAGTCGTTTCAACAGCATGGACACTACAGCTGGCAATGCCGGTAAACTGGAACCCGGCTACTGGCAGCATATCTATGAGTTTGGATAAAAGTGATTGAAAAGGAACTGCACGATTCGTGAATCAAACGGAATGAGGCCGAATTTTGCTGGTTTGGCATTGACAGCCATAGTGAAAGTGTTGTTGAAGCCGATGAAATCGGCAATTACAACACCTTTGTATTTCAAGACTACAGGCTTGAAATCAAAGCCACTATGGCAGGC
Above is a genomic segment from Lentilactobacillus buchneri containing:
- the guaB gene encoding IMP dehydrogenase, whose translation is MVSWDEKFGKKGLTFDDVLLIPAASDVLPNDVDLSVQLADNLKLNVPFLSAGMDTVTESKMAIALAKLGGMGVVHKNLSIEDQAAEIAKVKAVKKTADTPKAAVDDNDALLVAAAVGVSSDTFDRASALLKAGADAIVIDTAHGHSAGVLRKIAEIRDHYPHTTLIAGNVATAAGTEALFQAGVDVVKVGIGPGSICTTRVVAGVGVPQITAVYDAASVARKWGKAIIADGGIQYSGDIVKALAAGGSAVMLGSVFSGTDEAPGEVFEDHGKKYKSYRGMGSVAAMEQQHGSADRYFQGGVSEANKLVPEGIEGETEYKGSINDIVFQMVGGLRSGMGYTGSATIKDLNDSAQFVQITNAGLRESHPHDVNITKEAPNYKPED